Below is a window of Fluviibacter phosphoraccumulans DNA.
ATCTCTACGGCCTCGAAGACCGCCTAAAATTGCATCAAGGCGATCTGATGGCACCGCTAATGGATCAGAAGTACGACATCATCATCAGCAATCCACCGTATGTGGATGCGGCATCCATGGATAGCCTGCCTGGCGAATATCGCCACGAGCCAGAAATGGCATTGGCAGGCGGTAAAGATGGTCTGGATCTGGTTCATACGCTTATGCGCCAGGCCGCACAAACACTCAACCCCGGCGGCTGGCTCATTGTAGAAATTGGTCACAACAAAGACGTGATGACGGCAACCTATCCGAACCTGCCGCTGGTATGGTTGGATACAGACGGCGGCAATGATTTTGTGTTCCTGATTGATCAGGCTTCATTAAAAACTCTGATTTAATCGCCAAGAAGTATTGACGCAACGCACATCATTACGTATAGTTCGCAGCTCGTCGGGGCGTAGCGTAGTCCGGTTATCGCGCCTGGTTTGGGACCAGGAGGTCGTGAGTTCGAATCCCACCGCCCCGACCACTTTTTTGTAGTTGATGTATCCAAGAGTAACGCGTTTCCGCAAGGCGCCCGTAGCTCAACCGGATAGAGCAACGGCCTTCTAAGCCGTAGGTTGTTGGTTCGATTCCAATCGGGTGCGCCAACTTAGCAGTTAGCAGTACAGTGGTGGGCGTAGTTCAGTTGGTTAGAATATCGGATTGTGATTCCGAGGGTCGTGGGTTCGAATCCCATCGCCCACCCCAAAAAACACATGAAAAATGCCAATCAATCGATTGGCATTTTTCGTTTCTGGTGCTTAAGCTGTCAGTGCAAGAAGCGCAATAAATCCCGATCGCGTCTCACCCGCTGCCTTTGCCTTGTTATCCAACCGTGTCAGCACACGCTTCGGCAAGGTAATGTTCACACGTTCAATCTCATTTGATAGCAACGCAGGATCAATCTCTGCAACTGCCCAGATCCAGCCCTTGTACTGGCGATCCTGTTGCAGCTGTGTAATCGAACTGGGCGCAGGAATATCCATTCCAGAATCTAAAGCGGTTTCAATCCAGAGCTCCATAGCTTCCTTAGCATTTTCAATCGCTTCATCCACACCGGTATCAGACGCAGAGAAGCAGCCTTCCAGATCAGGCACAACAACACCCCAAGCCTCGTTAGCCGATGCTGGTGGCTCAATAGCTATTAGATATTTCATGCA
It encodes the following:
- a CDS encoding type II toxin-antitoxin system HicB family antitoxin, coding for MKYLIAIEPPASANEAWGVVVPDLEGCFSASDTGVDEAIENAKEAMELWIETALDSGMDIPAPSSITQLQQDRQYKGWIWAVAEIDPALLSNEIERVNITLPKRVLTRLDNKAKAAGETRSGFIALLALTA